From the Primulina tabacum isolate GXHZ01 chromosome 3, ASM2559414v2, whole genome shotgun sequence genome, one window contains:
- the LOC142539104 gene encoding uncharacterized protein LOC142539104, whose translation MMAGNPNWWSMNSMHPQFSSQFVFGSSPNSLSSNPSESDHHTYHHQDFPARSWSQLLLGGLAVDEEESRFGSFHQHSKLEENWYQDLRDLNLNPSYTRDSVVDIKQDHDLDYDHHHQFQANRSSQPSDVHSSWPNQLLPVSSPTSCTTNLRHRSLNFSGGKASATGAAERKNHLHNQEHSYECNDSGNGGVPKKARVQQSSPQPALKLRKEKLGDRISALHQIVSPFGKTDTASVLSEAIRHIIFLQARIQVQEKNTFPHEEHGQNSNGSRRVLKDLRSRGLCLVPIFYTQHVGNDNDGVDCSAPPPALGRAF comes from the exons ATGATGGCTGGAAACCCTAACTGGTGGAGCATGAATAGCATGCATCCACAATTTTCTTCTCAATTTGTATTTGGTTCCAGTCCTAATTCACTTTCTTCAAACCCTTCTGAATCTGATCATCATACTTACCATCACCAAGATTTCCCCGCTCGTTCATGGAGCCAACTTCTTCT AGGTGGCTTGGCTGTTGATGAAGAAGAAAGCAGGTTTGGTAGTTTTCACCAACATAGTAAGCTGGAAGAGAATTGGTATCAAGACCTGCGAGATTTGAATCTGAACCCGAGTTATACTAGGGATTCTGTTGTCGATATCAAGCAAGATCATGATTTAGATTATGATCATCACCATCAATTTCAAGCCAACAGATCATCTCAGCCCTCCGATGTTCATTCTAGTTGGCCGAATCAACTCTTGCCAGTCTCTTCTCCCACTTCTTGTACCACAAATTTGAGACACAGATCGCTGAATTTCTCCGGCGGAAAGGCCTCGGCCACTGGCGCCGCCGAACGGAAGAATCATCTGCATAATCAGGAGCATTCGTATGAG TGCAACGACAGTGGGAATGGTGGGGTACCAAAGAAAGCTAGGGTTCAGCAGTCGTCACCTCAACCAGCTCTGAAG CTGAGAAAAGAGAAGTTAGGAGATAGAATTTCAGCTCTTCACCAAATTGTTTCCCCCTTCGGAAAG ACTGATACCGCTTCTGTCTTGTCAGAAGCCATTCGCCACATTATATTCCTTCAGGCTCGAATTCAG GTTCAAGAAAAGAATACTTTTCCCCACGAAGAACATGGTCAG AACTCCAATGGTTCCCGACGAGTACTCAAGGACTTGAGAAGTAGAGGTCTTTGCTTGGTACCGATATTTTACACTCAACATGTGGGAAACGACAATGACGGAGTCGATTGCTCGGCTCCTCCGCCGGCTCTTGGCAGAGCCTTTTGA